The Fimbriimonas ginsengisoli Gsoil 348 genome window below encodes:
- a CDS encoding transporter, protein MTPIVLSIATLTMIQGVAEKLDPISPDRPSFANATHIVPLNHPYLEVGIRQTAFGDSTTTDYGDGNTLRLALRENLEARIGFPSYLAARGDGASDTGFGDETVGFKWRLTPDAAGHRSAFAVEGDATFPSGSRAFRGARVQPVLTGIWTVLPDAHSELDVNLLVARPADDAGSFTEFGAAAAYGKDLGQGFGVYGELFCLLPQVGRVDRSAYVDAGVSKLLRDNLALDAYIGRGLNGVGRDHFFGAGVSYRF, encoded by the coding sequence ATGACTCCAATCGTTCTCTCGATCGCCACCCTCACCATGATCCAGGGGGTGGCCGAGAAGTTAGACCCGATCTCCCCCGACCGCCCGTCCTTCGCCAACGCCACCCATATCGTGCCGTTGAATCACCCGTATCTCGAGGTCGGAATTCGGCAAACCGCGTTTGGCGACTCCACGACTACCGATTACGGCGATGGCAACACGTTGCGTCTCGCGTTGAGGGAAAACCTCGAGGCGCGTATCGGCTTTCCTTCCTATCTCGCCGCCCGCGGGGACGGCGCATCGGACACCGGATTTGGCGACGAGACAGTTGGATTCAAGTGGCGCTTAACCCCGGATGCGGCGGGGCACCGATCCGCCTTTGCGGTGGAAGGTGATGCGACCTTCCCCTCGGGTTCACGCGCTTTCCGGGGGGCGCGAGTTCAACCTGTCTTAACCGGGATCTGGACGGTCTTGCCCGACGCACATAGTGAACTGGACGTCAACCTCCTTGTCGCCCGCCCAGCCGACGACGCCGGCTCGTTTACCGAGTTCGGCGCGGCCGCCGCCTATGGAAAGGACCTCGGCCAGGGTTTTGGAGTGTACGGAGAGCTGTTCTGCCTCCTACCGCAAGTCGGCCGGGTCGACCGCTCCGCATACGTCGACGCCGGCGTTTCAAAGTTGCTCCGGGACAACCTGGCGCTCGACGCCTACATCGGCCGTGGCCTGAACGGGGTCGGACGAGACCATTTCTTCGGCGCCGGCGTTTCGTATCGATTCTAA